Genomic segment of Kibdelosporangium phytohabitans:
TGGCACGACGCAGCGACGCCCACCGACGCGCCCACGGGGCCCGGGGACCGTTGGAGGGAATCCCGGTGCTGCTCAAGGAGAACATGAACACGGCGGACCGGCAGGCGACCACCGCGGGCTCCAAGGCGCTGCTCGCGGCCAAGCCCGCGGAGGACGCCTTCCTGGTGGCGCGGCTCCGGGCCGCGGGAGCGGTGATCCTGGGCAAGGCCAACCTTTCCGAGTGGTCGAATTTCCGCGGGTCCAATCTGCCGGACGGCTGGAGTGCGATCGGCGGCCAAACGCACAATCCCTACGTCCTGGACCGCAGCCCGTCCGGTTCTTCGAGCGGTTCGGCGGCATCCGCAGCGGCTGGACTGGCTGCGGTGGCGATCGGCACGGACACCGACGGGTCGGTCGTGTACCCGGCGAGCGCCACCTCGACGGTAGGAATCAGGCCCACCCTCGGCCTGGTGAGCCGCGGGGGGATCGTGCCGATCACCTCGCGCCACGACACGCCGGGGCCGATCGCGCGCACCGTCACCGACGCGGCGTTGACCCTCTGGGCGATCCAGGGCGTCGATCCCGCGGACCCGGCCACCGCGGCCGCGGCGGGCGCACTGCCGAGTGACCCCCGTGCCGTCCTGAATCGGGACGCACTGCGGGGCAAGCGCATCGGCCTGTGGCGAGCGGGGCACACCGGGGTCGACGCTGACGTGGACCGGGTGTTCGACGGGGCCGTGCGGCGGCTGCGCGACATGGGCGCCACCGTGGTGGAGGGCGCGGACGTGCCGGACATCCAGGACGTGACGACAGCACACACGCTGCCCGCCGTGCTGACCGAGTTCAAACACGACCTGAACGCCTACCTCGCCGCCACGCCGGGCAGGCACCCGAAGGACCTGCGCGAGTTGATCGAGTACCACGAGCGGCACCCCGACGGGTTCGACCACCTGCTGTTCGACATGGCCGACAAGACCGACGGCGACCTGACCGCACCCGCGTACCGGGCCCACCGGGAGGCGGCCACCGGCGCGGCCAGGCGTGCGATCGACGACCTGCTGGGCAGGCACCGCCTCGACGCGATCGTCACCCCGACATCGCTGCCCGCGCCGGTCATCGGTCACGAACGCGACAGCGCCCCCTTCGCCAAGTCGACCACCCACTCGACGACGGGCGGCTATCCGCACATCACCGTGCCCGCGGGCTATTCCGCGAACGGGCTGCCCCTGGGACTGTCCTTCATCGGCACCCGCTTCAGCGACGCCCGCCTGCTCGGATTCGCCTACGCCTTCGAGCAGGCCACCAACGCCCGGCGGACGCCGCGCTACCTGCCGACAACACGCTGACCGCCCACACGAAGACCGTTGGCCTGGGTGTCCTGCTCACACCAGAGTCGGATCACCGCTGGGATAAGGGACACCCAGGGCGGCGGGCCGGGAGAGTCCCGCCGGAACTGGCTGGGTGTCTGGAACAACGGCAAGGGTTGGGCGTCGAGCCGTTCCTGGACGGTGGGCCCGGCGAGCTTGGCGTGCGGACTGGGCAGGCACCCGCCCTTCGCGCCGCCGGTGACGATGTCCACGCCATTGGCCCGGGACATCAGCACGACCCAGTGCCCGCGTTCGGCGGGGGCGGCGACGAGGTGGCAGCCGAGCCGTCCGGTTGCTCCGGCGACCGCGAATCTGATGTCACACATCGATGTCTGCCTTTCTCAGTCGCGGTAGTTCTGATCAGAGGGCATGCCCGGCAACGGTTTGGCGATCAGCGCGACCGGGGGCGAAGAACCCGATGTGTGTGATCGCCACGATGAGCGTCCACAGTGCCTTGGCGTCGTAGTGCTCGGACGCCTTGACGTACAACGCTTATGGCCGCGCTCACCACCCGGGTCGGGGTGAGGACGGCCTGCGCGAGTTCGAGGGTGATCCGCTCGGTTCCGGTGAAGCAGGTGGCGTCGGCCGGGTGGCCACCGCGGTGACGCGCTCGTCGGACTCCCCGAGTTCGCGGAGGTTCCCGGTTTCCCGGATGACGAAGTAGGTGCCGCCGAGCGGCTGCCCGGCGCGCAGCCGCAGCAGGCCGGTCGATGTTCGAGAAACCGAAGGATTCAGATTCACGGCAGTCGGCAGCAACTCCGCACCACCTTTAAGATCCCCCATGGGAAGGAATTTCGGAAGGAGCAGACATGGTGAAGCTCCCTGCCGTCGCGAGGACGGCAATCGGACCGATAGCGATCGCCGCGATCGAGCAACACGTTCCCGCGAACCAGCGGCTGGTGCGTGATGATCTCGCCGTTCGGATGCTGCCGCGGCGGGTGCGGCTGGTGGTGGGGATGTGCCGGTGGCGACCGGTACGGGAGTGGTTGGCCGGACTGGTCAACAGGTCGGCTCCCGGCCTGTGGGGAAGCATGCTGTGCCGGAAGCGGTACGCCGATGACCAGGTCAGTGCCGCCGTCCAGGCGCGGATCAACCAGGTCGTGGTGCTGGGCTCGGGGTTCGACACCCGGGCACGCAGGCTGGTCGTTCCGGCAGGGGCCAGCGCGTTCGAAGTCGACCTGCCCGCGAGCATCGACCACAAGCGGAAAGTGACCCGCGACCGTGGGCCTGCGGGCGTTCGGCTGGTCGCGGTCGACTTCCGGACCGACGACCTCGCTGAATGCCTTGCCGCGGCGGGGTTCCGGATGGACGAACCGGCGATGGTCGTGTGGGAGGCGGTGACCCAGTACCTCACCGAGGACGGCGTGCGCAGGACGTTGGCCTCCCTGGGACGGCTGCCCGCAGGCAGCCGACTGATCTTCACCTACATCCGTGCGGATTTCCTGGACGGTCGTGAGCTCTACGGCGCCGGGGCACTGCGTCGGTGGTTTGTGACCAGGCAACGCCTCTGGCATTTCGGGATCGCGCCGGAGGACGTCGACGGCCTGCTGCGGGAGTACGGCTGGGTCGAGCGGGAGCAGGTCGGTCCCACGGAGTACCAGCACCGGTATGTCCGCCCGGCAGCACGCGAACTCCCCACATCCGAGATCGAACGGTTCGTCTACGCGGTCAAGCCCTGAGCCCACCGGTGAGCTGGAACCCGGTTGCTGTGGTGTCCCGTCCGGCCGAGTGGACAGCAACCGGACAGGCGGCGGTCCGACCTCGGTCGGTGTTTTCGCCGACCTGAACCGAAATCACATCCGATTGTCCACAAAGCACAGCGGGTGAAATGCGGTTCCGCATCTTGAATGAGGGTGATCATATCGTTCGAACGGGAACAGCATTGCTCTGTCCCGGTGACTTCTCCCGGCGGTGTCGACACCTATCGAGTGGCAGAGTACGGTACTGGATGGATATAAACCCGGACTGACACCGGTTCCGATGTTGCCATATCGCGTTCGCACATCCACGTGTCGATGACATCGCGAAGGAGAAGCGACGTCGATGTTCTCCCTGCCGAATCGCTCGTTCGATGACGAACTCCCGGAACCGATCGCGATCGTCGGTATGGCGTGCCGAATGGCCGCTGGCATCGATTCGCCCGAGTCGTTGTGGTCCTTTCTGCTGCGCGAGGCCGACGCCGCGGGCCCGCTCCCGGACGGGCGCTGGGCCGACTACGCCGAGATGAGCCCGGAGCAGGCGACAAGCCT
This window contains:
- a CDS encoding amidase family protein, translated to MGTFSRRKYLAAGLAAAVAVGSLTPAVASTGARGDAAPAGLFEHATVVDLQTAMHARLLSSEQATRGYLHRIDQLNPILNAVVRVNPDAVTMARRSDAHRRAHGARGPLEGIPVLLKENMNTADRQATTAGSKALLAAKPAEDAFLVARLRAAGAVILGKANLSEWSNFRGSNLPDGWSAIGGQTHNPYVLDRSPSGSSSGSAASAAAGLAAVAIGTDTDGSVVYPASATSTVGIRPTLGLVSRGGIVPITSRHDTPGPIARTVTDAALTLWAIQGVDPADPATAAAAGALPSDPRAVLNRDALRGKRIGLWRAGHTGVDADVDRVFDGAVRRLRDMGATVVEGADVPDIQDVTTAHTLPAVLTEFKHDLNAYLAATPGRHPKDLRELIEYHERHPDGFDHLLFDMADKTDGDLTAPAYRAHREAATGAARRAIDDLLGRHRLDAIVTPTSLPAPVIGHERDSAPFAKSTTHSTTGGYPHITVPAGYSANGLPLGLSFIGTRFSDARLLGFAYAFEQATNARRTPRYLPTTR
- a CDS encoding class I SAM-dependent methyltransferase, which codes for MVKLPAVARTAIGPIAIAAIEQHVPANQRLVRDDLAVRMLPRRVRLVVGMCRWRPVREWLAGLVNRSAPGLWGSMLCRKRYADDQVSAAVQARINQVVVLGSGFDTRARRLVVPAGASAFEVDLPASIDHKRKVTRDRGPAGVRLVAVDFRTDDLAECLAAAGFRMDEPAMVVWEAVTQYLTEDGVRRTLASLGRLPAGSRLIFTYIRADFLDGRELYGAGALRRWFVTRQRLWHFGIAPEDVDGLLREYGWVEREQVGPTEYQHRYVRPAARELPTSEIERFVYAVKP